The region TTACTCGAAGAGGACCTCGGCGTACGTTTGTTGAACCGTTCAACACGCAACGTTTCTTTAACGGCAGAGGGCGCGATATTTTTTGACGAAGCCAGCAAATTAATCGATCAATTTGATGCGCTGGCCCTGCGTTTTAAAGTGGGATTAAAAGATGAGCGCCGAACATTACGTATTGGTGCGATAGACAGCGCGGCGCGAGGATTAGTGCCCGCCTTGTTAAACTTATTTATCCCACTGCATCCCACCAGCGATATTCATATTATCGAAGATAAAACCGTCAATCTGATCCCGAAATTAAAATCAGGCTGGTTGGATATGATTATTATTCGTGCGCCGCAGGTGATTGATGCCTCACTGGCCATGCGCTTTATTACCCGCGAAAGCTGCGTGCTGGCGGTGCCACACAATCATCCGCTGGCGGGGAGAACGCAGGTCGCCGTGGAAGATTTTCAGCATGAAGCGATGATTATCCCTGACCGCCGTACCCGACCACACAGTCACGATCTCACCATGAGTTTGTTTAAACAGGCGGGATTAACGCCTCACATCGCGCAGTTCGCTGAAGAGAAACAGACCATTTTAAGTTTGGTTGGGGCGGGATTAGGGCTGGCAGTGGTACCCGCATCCTATCGCACCATGAACAGCGAAAGCGTCAGCTATATTGCA is a window of Pantoea rwandensis DNA encoding:
- a CDS encoding LysR family transcriptional regulator, yielding MDINQLRCFVAVGKELHFGRAAQRMEMMPASLSRFIRLLEEDLGVRLLNRSTRNVSLTAEGAIFFDEASKLIDQFDALALRFKVGLKDERRTLRIGAIDSAARGLVPALLNLFIPLHPTSDIHIIEDKTVNLIPKLKSGWLDMIIIRAPQVIDASLAMRFITRESCVLAVPHNHPLAGRTQVAVEDFQHEAMIIPDRRTRPHSHDLTMSLFKQAGLTPHIAQFAEEKQTILSLVGAGLGLAVVPASYRTMNSESVSYIALALPEQIKGLPLSIAWQKGNEDDYLREMLRLLNDNKRELTEKL